The region TCTACCCAGTTGCTCAAAAGTTCTACCCTCCCTGCTCTGCGTCCCATCCCCCACTGTTGACGCCTATCTCATCCCTCACTGGCAATTCCCTCTGCCTTCTTTGCTCTAAGCTTTACATTGGTCCTTCTCATTTGAACGCGTCAATATCACATTTACTTCTTAAGAAACTGCTATTTTAATCAGTTTAGTTTGCAACAATTTTTTGCAGACAATTTGACATCTAATTTTCTTGCCATTGAAATGCCGCCCCTATATATCTCAATTTTTCGAAACTGTCATAATTTATGATTTATGTTTCCATGTTTAATTTATGTTCATTTTTAAAACTGTATTTTAGAGTCCAAAGAAGCTCAACTTGGTTGCTGCTTTGGTACGTGGTATGCTTGTTAAAGATGCTTTGCTGCAGTTGCAAGTGACAGTAAAGCGGGCTTCAAAAACTGTATATCAGGTAGTAAACATTAATTGTTGTTCTGTCACTTAATTTTACAAGACTTTAAAAACTATGTATTAAAATTGGTTTCTAAGTTCCTATTTGACATGCATCAGATTTTATTCATCTTTTCCAtttttccttttgattttgagTTGGGACTATGTTATATGACACTTAGTTTGAAGGAATTGAAATATATACATTTTATTGTTTGATTTCATTCGAGGTCTTTTCaatttgaatcaaagaaggttcTTCTATTTCTCTTTATAAGAAAAGAAAAATTGAAAACAAGTTTAATACAAATTGCAGGTTATTCATTCAGCCCGAGCAAACGCATCCCACAATCATGGGTTGGATCCAGAACGCCTCATTGTTGGTAATTTTATTTGCTATAAACTGTTAGTGGTTAAGTTGTTTTGTCACTTTGCTTTTCTCTTTACTGATGATGCGGCATTCATGTTTCTTACAGCCGAAGCATTTGTTGGAAAGGGAGATTTTAAGAGGAGAATTTCCTACCATGGCAAAGGAAGATCTGGAGTCATGCACAGACCAGAATCCAGGCTAACTGTTGTAGTTAGAGAGATAACCCCTGAAGAAGAGGAAGACATTGCTAGACTGAAAGTCCACAACTTTAAGAAGCTCACTAAGAGGGAGAGTCGACTTGTGCCACACCAGCTTATCGAGACCACTCCTGTTTGGGGCCGAAAAAACAAATCTAGCCGTCAAGACTCGATTGTTGCAGTTGCACGATCCTTATTTATTTGCAAGTTTCATGGTTTGATTTATGGTTGTCATATTTTTGTGCAATAGATTCTTGTACTGTTGTGCATCATGCAAAATAGTTAAGAAATATGTAAAACTAAGGTTTCACGCCAGAGACTAGTTATAAATGGCTAGGTTATATGCATTCGAATTTTGTTTGCTCTTTGTTGCAAATAATAAAATTTTGTACCGAACCATGATTGGTATTATTATCATTTATTAGCTTTTGTTCCTACAACATTGTCATGTTTAACTGAAGGGATCTGATTTCATTGATATTGGTGTCTGAAGTGGTAAACTTGAAATATAGTctaatgtgtacatttgtagtatatgttatgacttgtaaatgtgtacataaatttgtatatattttgatacatttaaggcaaaattggtttcaattgatatataaaatgtgataattgtttgtcaaaatctggttgaaaactggtttataaacctggaaaaaatatggtttaaaacaaaagcttcaaaaattttcgtataccttagacagcgcttttgtaaaaagcgctgtctaaagggggggggagggggcttagacaacgctttttgaaaagcgctgtctaaggtatacctaaaaaaattaaaataggagggtcttagaaagcgcttttggccaaagcgctgtctaagggggtggggtttagacagcgcttttcaaaagcgctgtctaaggtatacctaaaaaatttaaaataagagggtcttataaagcgcttttggccaaagcgctgtctaaggggggggggcttagacagcgcttttaagatttaaaaaagcgctgtctaaacctttagcagcggaggtttagacagcgctttaaagcgctgtctaaggctaaaaaaagcgctgtctaaggtcttgtttgttgtagtgaatAACAAAAACTCTTTTTCTTTGTCCTTCTTTTTAATCGAGCATTTCCCTTAATAATAACATATTCCCTTGTAAATAAATAGATTAATCAAAGAATAAATTACATAAGCAAATTTCCCTTAGACGAATACACTAACCCTAGATTTATATGAAACTCTCATTGAGTCCAATGCAGGTGAggggtgtctaacaccttcccctCACTTAATCGACTCCCGAACTTTAGGTCTCatccttaaatttatattttatcattatttccctatTCCTTATGAACGAATAGAGGATGATGACGACTCTGTATTTTTCCAGCCGTGACAGGTATGATACTCATAAATTAAATAGTTAAAAAGTTGGTTCTCATACTTAAAGAATCCACTTAGATTAATAGGCCTGTTTgttttagattttaaaaaattgttttttaaaaaaagcatatagtgttttttttaaaatagaagttaatttgtgtttgttttctgtcataaaaatcattttttttgtTCGACAACTTATTACTAAAAAGGACATACAAATTAGTGTTCATAGTTATGAATAAATGATTATATATGATAATATAATTTCTAAAAATATTTATATTACTTTATGATTAAGaaataaaaatgattttaaataactatatatatatatatatatatatatatatatatatatatatatatatatatatatatatatatatatatatatatatatatatatatatatatatatatatatatatatatatggaatAAGACCTCTAATGCTAGTTTCTCCATAGAAATCTTTTTAAAGCAATATAAAACAAATACGTAAAAATAAAACTACATCTTTTTAAAGTCTCATTCTAGTTTTTTTAAAAGTCatcaaacataaaaataaaacTACATCTTTTTTAAGTCTCATTATAGTTTTTTTAAAGTcatcaaacacaaaaataaaacTATTGTCATTGTCGTCCCATATTTATTGGCAATTGGTCTCTGATAGTGTTTCTTATTTCTTCAATATATCTAACATCAGTTTGAGTTGAAGCTTGTGATTCATCATGTTTCTTGGCAATTGGTgtctgatattgatttatattAACCTGTTGGACTTCAATATCTATTTCAGAAGTAATGTCACTCTCATATGAACTATTATCTGAACTCTCGTCCAAACTCTCATTTGAATTGTCACCCATCCTGTTACACAAAAGTGTAAAATTATAAATGTTTGGATAGTTAAAAATCATGACACCTTAAAGCCTTAAAGCAAGAAAGTATGAATACAACAATGACATTTAAGAATCCAAAATCACATATTCTAACACGTCAATAATGACATTCCATTTGGTAACAAAACCACAAAGTAATTATGACAAATATCATTTTACATCAAGCTAATAAAAACATAATAGTTCTAACTATTAATGGTTTTTTTCTAAGAAGCATACAATTCTATCAACAATCATGTGGATACTTTTTTTCTGGAAAAGTGTATATCCAATCAAGAGCCATATCAGCAGTGGAGGTATTCATGAAGTAAGAAAATGATGTCCTATTTTCTTTATTGGAAAGGATTCTAACAACCTTAAAGTGTAAACGCGGTCCTTTTACCAAGGATGGGATTTCATCCAACACTTTCAAACATTTGGCATAATTAATGTTATCTTCTGGAAGTCCTTGTTAGCTTGGCCCAAACCCATCGAGTATACAATCAAGAGATCGTTGAAGTTTCTCTATTGTCCCGATTTTCTCTCTTTTCCCTAAAATCTTTCTCTTTTTGGAAGAAATTGGTGTTGGGTTGGGTTGTACTTCATTTCCAACATCAAAACTATATGCATCTCCTTCATCCTCAGTAATTGTGTTATTCTCACGATCGTTTTTAAAAACAGATTATGATCCTTCACATGATAATTAATCTTCATATGGTTTGTAAAGGGAGAATCCAGTAGCTATGGCACCCTTAAAATATTTATCTAGAAAGTCAATAAACTTAGGTCCTCCATGTTTCCATTTCAAAATATTCGGATCCTcctaaaaaataaataaacattcAAAACATATATCATAGAAAAATGCATGCAATTAATTAAATACTAGTAAAGTATACATTGACATAGTCATACCTTACTCTTTTCAGCCCACCAATCATCGTCAGTCGTGATATTATTCTTTTCATGATCCCATCCTACTCCAGTTTGCTTATCCACTAACTTCACAAATGATGAAAACTCTCTTTTCAATGTATCTCATCTATTTTTAGTTGAGCGAGATCATAAGCATATCCAgttttcttttgaaaattttcaataaTATTCTTCCACCCTTTTTTACTAAAGTGGGTAATTGGCCTATTACCCGCTTTTATTTCTTCAATACAAATTTTCAGCAAATTTTTTGTTTTACTATCATCCCCCCATTTTGCAACAACTTTTCCATACTTCTTTAAACTTTTCACATCTTTTTTAGATGTCATTCTAGTCATCAAATACAATATTAATATTTATCACTAACACAGTAGAAATTTGAAACAAACCTATTAATATTTATCACTCAGTTCAGAGCTTATGTGTGTGTGTAGTATGGTATTTACAAGTTCAAGTCCTTAGTTTCCAGAAGTTTTAATTTCTACAATGATTTGATTATTCTCTATCATTATATGTTAAGCATTATACTACTAAAAGCTAAACACTATTCTTATACTGTTAGGAGTTGTCACGGGATATGAGTTTACTATACAATCCATATCAAACACCATGTATGTGATGCATACTTCCCCATAAAATTAATGTCAAACCCAAGAAATGACAGGCAAAACCTGAATGCCTAATGTTACAAATGTTGGTAATGTAAAATAGGTACATTTGAAAGTAAAATTGTCATTTTGTTCTGGAACATTTGAAGGTAAAACTGTCATTTTGTTCTGGAACAACATCAGCAATCATGCTAAGGTTGAGCAAGAAAAATTTCAAGAGCACCACACACTTTGAATACCTAACTATATAAACCAACAATCATCTCTGAATGGTACAAACTACCTGCCTAGCACATGTATAATTGAAAGACCAGTAAACAATTTCACATTTTTCCCAAAAACTGCATATAGCCACAATCCCTCAAAGAAGGAACATAAGGGACCATGATCATAAAAATAACTACTAATTCAAATTCTAAAACTAAACAAGCTTTGTCTGCAACAACCAGCAAAAGACCAAATGATAATAACAGCTTGACTAAGACAATAAGATATATTTGAAGAAAAAAACAGCATGACGAAATTGCACTATAGGCCTTCACCTAATGACAACTATGGTTAGTATCTTGGCATGTTTAATAGGTCTTAGAAGTTATACTTAATTATGCAAAATACCACTATTTCAAAGTTCTATTATAGGCTTTTATATGTTTAATTTATATGCTTTAATATGTTGATTGCATTATGTCTTGTCTAGCGGACTTGTAGCCTTATTAAATAACATTTAGCCAAACTATCATGAGAGCTCAAAATGTATTCACAAACTTAATAAACATAACTAACTAATAACTTCAATACAACAAACAACATATGAATTAAGTTAACACACACAAACGAGATATGTCCTCAGTAAAGGACAACCAGGTAGCCAACATCTTAAAGAAATTATAAGAGTACAAACCTAAGGTGTTGTTGAGATAATGTAAAAGGGACAAGGTTAACCCATAAACACAAAGAAATAAATTTGATATCAGGAGGATTTTGCAACAAGAAACCCATCCAACAATGCTAGGGAGAGGCACTTTGGAGCCTCAAAATCCATTTCACCCTCACACAACTTATGAGCACTTTGCCCACCAtcatatattttttaaaatattacaagggctTTGACATGCAGCATGAAGACCCCAAGGTCATGTCATTATACATGATAAACTATAACTTTAAGACGAGTCTAATCAACTAAGACAACTTCGTTGATATCATACTAGGTGAAGTGTACATGTAATTAGGACTACCATATAGGACACAGATCCTCTCCTGCTGCTCTCTCATGTTTTTCATGCTGCTCCAATCTTAGCCATTTATGCAGTAATTAATATTAATTACTTTTTATATTTGACCAAAATGAATGGCTGAGATGGAGCAGGATCATTCAGCCACCGCAGAGGATCCATGTCCTACCATATACCATCCTAAATCCCTACAATGGGATGCTAGTAGAATTCTAAAGTGATAACATTAAATTACTAGCATTAATAAAAGTCTTGATGACCTTTGCAACAAATTATGGTTCCAAGTCAATAAATGCTAGATTATTGGTCGTGGAAGAGAGATGGTCCAACAACATCATAATTGGACAACAAAAATTGAATTGACTTGAAGCTATCATATTAATGATATATTTGGAAATAGTTCAATCTCATGAGGCATTTCAAGAACAGAATAATCACCAACCAAACAACTCTAAGCAACTAAATCTAACCCAAGTTATTGCATTTAAATTGTTCATACCATGAATTTCACTATTAACCATGACAAAGAGATCTAACCTGAATTAGCAATGACTTCAAATTCCAGAATTCAATTTCAAAATTAGTTGAAAATCCTATATCATAAATTTAACAAATGAATCACTACCTCTAATGAAAAAtgagaaataaaataaaaaaattgaaaatccCAGATAAAATTAAAGGGGAAGATACATGCTGATTTTTACCTAGTGCAAAGAAAAAAAAGATGGCACTGCTCACACCGTCATTGAAGCGGATGGAAAGAAGAATCATTGTTCACGATTTTGAATAAAATAAAGTTAAATTCTTGAAgggtatttttggaattttcaaaAGTTTTGAAGGGTAACTTTGTAACTTTTCTATAGATGCAATTTTCTGAATTTTGtattttcattttctctctcaTCTCTCGTAGAATGATATTTTCAAAACTACTTAGATCAACTTCTTATTTTTAgtataaaaaaaatcatttttttaacataattatttttaaaaaatctGAAATAAACACTATTAAAATTGTTAGAAATGTTAGAAATGATTTTTttaactaaataaataaaaataatttaaaaataaaaactataACAAACGCACATATCAATGTCATTGATAAAAAAATGATTTGGGTGGATGCATGTAAGTCTTGAATGCCACATTTAATGCATGATTTAGTTTAAGGATTCGTTGTCAAACTTTTGAATATAGTGGGAAATTAATGAATTTGATTGAAAAGGTAAAAAAAAGACATATCTATTAATAATTCGAAATCAAGATTATTAAATATTGTTTAGAAATATCAAAGGTTGGAGACTTTCCATCCTTTACACCCTTAGAATAAAATTGCATTTAAAACAAAAAGTAGTAGATATGACTTTTATTTTGAACAAATAATCATTATTATTCAACCAGAAATATTGAAAGGTTGGATTGAGAAGTTAAAATGACAATTAATAGAGTGCAATAGGTTTGATGCATAAATGGGTGGGATACACCATAGTTTGGCACATTATTGATATGTATGGTTAGAGTTTTGAGGAATTTAGATTTAGAGACTTTCAA is a window of Lathyrus oleraceus cultivar Zhongwan6 chromosome 6, CAAS_Psat_ZW6_1.0, whole genome shotgun sequence DNA encoding:
- the LOC127092214 gene encoding uncharacterized protein LOC127092214, which produces MLVKDALLQLQVTVKRASKTVYQVIHSARANASHNHGLDPERLIVAEAFVGKGDFKRRISYHGKGRSGVMHRPESRLTVVVREITPEEEEDIARLKVHNFKKLTKRESRLVPHQLIETTPVWGRKNKSSRQDSIVAVARSLFICKFHGLIYGCHIFVQ